A portion of the Mesobacillus sp. AQ2 genome contains these proteins:
- a CDS encoding TRAP transporter permease, producing the protein MKNETLSEQEQQELLEKYDPEAASRKLNGIMGMIAFIMLLSFSLFQLYTSIFGVLTAQLQRSIHLGFALALIFILFPARKKDRVHNKVAWYDILLAIIAIAVGAYWPLMIDELVNRVGRLTPVDFYIGLAAVLLVLEATRRTVGLPITVIAVLFLGYALYGPYMPGFLAHRGLELDSLIQTMFFTTEGILGTPLGVSSTFIFLFLLFGAFLVKTGVGQYFNDLAVSIAGKRVGGPAKVAIFSSALQGTISGSSVANVVTSGSFTIPMMKKLGYRKEFAGAVEAAASTGGQLMPPIMGAAAFLMVEFIGGGITYWDIAKAAAIPALLYFTGIWIMTHFEAKRVGLRGLKDEEMPDRKEVLAKIYLLLPILAVIVLMVSGMSVMRAALWSIVITVVVSAIKKETRIGFRDVIDALVDGARTALGVAAATAAAGIIVGVVTKTGLGLKLANGLLDLAGGHLLLTLAFTMVASLVLGMGSPTTANYVITSTIAAPAIILLGVPDLSAHLFVFYFGIIADITPPVALAAFAAAGVSGGEPIKTGVNSAKLAIAAFIIPYMFVLSPELLMIDTTWYYLIWVVFTALAGMMLIGAGIIGFWLRKLFWYERIIGVVSGLMLIYPEKITDIIGLGSFVLLIALQILIKRHNTPEPNTVS; encoded by the coding sequence ATGAAGAATGAAACTTTATCTGAACAGGAACAGCAGGAGCTGCTGGAAAAATACGATCCTGAAGCTGCCTCAAGGAAATTAAATGGAATTATGGGCATGATTGCATTCATTATGCTGCTGTCATTCTCACTATTCCAGTTGTACACATCCATCTTTGGGGTTTTGACGGCACAGTTGCAGAGGTCCATCCATTTGGGGTTTGCGCTTGCACTGATTTTTATTTTATTTCCTGCACGCAAAAAAGACCGTGTACATAATAAAGTCGCATGGTACGATATTTTACTGGCGATTATCGCAATAGCTGTAGGTGCCTATTGGCCATTAATGATTGATGAACTGGTAAACAGGGTTGGGCGTCTTACTCCGGTTGATTTTTACATTGGTCTTGCTGCTGTTTTACTCGTCCTCGAAGCGACCAGGAGAACGGTAGGACTGCCGATTACGGTTATTGCGGTTCTGTTTTTGGGTTATGCATTGTATGGTCCATATATGCCGGGTTTCCTCGCACACAGAGGACTTGAACTTGACAGCTTGATCCAGACAATGTTCTTCACAACTGAAGGTATCTTAGGAACACCATTAGGGGTTTCTTCTACGTTTATCTTCTTATTCTTGTTATTTGGCGCGTTTCTAGTGAAAACAGGCGTTGGCCAATATTTTAACGATCTTGCTGTTTCTATCGCTGGAAAAAGAGTTGGTGGTCCGGCAAAGGTAGCGATTTTTTCTAGTGCATTGCAAGGAACAATCAGCGGCAGTTCCGTGGCTAACGTAGTCACGTCAGGCTCATTTACGATTCCTATGATGAAAAAGCTCGGATATCGTAAAGAATTTGCTGGAGCAGTAGAAGCAGCTGCTTCTACCGGTGGCCAGCTTATGCCGCCTATCATGGGTGCAGCTGCTTTCTTGATGGTGGAATTCATTGGCGGCGGCATCACATACTGGGATATCGCTAAGGCTGCAGCCATTCCAGCGCTGCTTTATTTTACCGGGATTTGGATCATGACACATTTTGAAGCAAAACGGGTCGGCCTGCGCGGATTGAAGGATGAAGAAATGCCTGACCGCAAAGAAGTTCTGGCTAAAATCTATTTGCTATTGCCAATATTGGCTGTAATTGTCCTGATGGTAAGCGGAATGAGTGTTATGAGAGCCGCTCTATGGAGTATTGTTATTACTGTGGTGGTTAGTGCGATAAAGAAAGAAACCCGGATTGGTTTCAGAGATGTAATTGATGCGCTTGTCGATGGGGCACGCACGGCGTTAGGTGTTGCGGCTGCAACTGCTGCTGCTGGTATTATCGTAGGGGTTGTAACCAAAACCGGCCTTGGCCTGAAGCTAGCCAATGGATTGTTGGATCTTGCCGGAGGACATTTACTCCTCACCCTGGCGTTTACAATGGTTGCATCCCTGGTATTAGGAATGGGGTCACCGACAACAGCAAACTATGTCATTACGTCAACCATTGCAGCACCGGCCATCATTTTGCTGGGAGTACCTGATTTATCTGCACATTTATTTGTATTCTATTTCGGGATCATCGCTGATATTACACCTCCAGTAGCGCTGGCGGCATTTGCGGCAGCTGGTGTGTCAGGCGGTGAACCAATAAAAACAGGGGTTAACTCAGCAAAGCTGGCAATAGCAGCGTTCATCATCCCTTATATGTTCGTATTGTCTCCAGAATTGTTAATGATTGATACAACATGGTATTACCTTATCTGGGTGGTGTTTACGGCACTTGCCGGCATGATGCTGATTGGTGCAGGTATTATTGGTTTCTGGCTGAGGAAATTGTTCTGGTACGAGAGAATAATTGGAGTTGTAAGCGGCTTAATGCTGATTTATCCTGAAAAAATTACTGATATAATCGGACTTGGTTCCTTTGTTCTACTCATTGCATTGCAAATTCTGATCAAGAGACACAATACACCTGAGCCAAATACAGTTAGTTAA
- a CDS encoding WYL domain-containing protein, translated as MNFLLEKSLKENQPVEMIYFAVDNQITQRRIIVKEISGDYFKAFCFLRNDERLFKVENILSIMPEKRHFLKTS; from the coding sequence ATGAATTTCCTTTTGGAAAAATCACTAAAAGAAAACCAGCCTGTTGAAATGATTTATTTTGCAGTCGATAACCAGATTACACAGCGTAGGATTATTGTAAAAGAGATCAGTGGGGATTACTTTAAAGCATTTTGTTTCCTTAGAAACGATGAACGTTTATTCAAGGTTGAAAACATCCTATCCATCATGCCAGAAAAACGGCACTTTCTTAAAACCAGTTAA
- a CDS encoding PQQ-dependent sugar dehydrogenase, with product MEKVKVSLRPVVSKINLPTIMKTAILPGDSIERLFIATQIGEIFYIGNGDIKTFLDIRPQVLKLGDQGGGYDERGLLGLAFHPQFYYNGLFYLHYSVAGTQGPGALPETSMPDPCDPNTLNRKWDNREVQFDHIDTVEEWILQMNGQPQKRRTLLNLRRPFFNHNGVNSLNFSPETGKLVLTTGDGGLGYDPFNLSQDDMEIAGKVIEIDVVKNTSFNNPHVASRFNELPAQVQQILTVIAKGVRNIPGISFQRNYNHYIKYVGNVGQDLTESIYSFIQYRPIPVPELVMNSGTTQEMYINFGWRGWEGAFPTSIMNVCSANSNSDKKTIVYYDEAIETSVRRIQPLTSYYHKDPRPDKFGGTSLTGVQPYMGKGIPALTGNILFTDLARKDESATSVKGVLAYSKVRPDCKLNDYSIIETDYNFGSESAYYVSLGANLDQTRLYLGVYGSMKVTDFNKGTIFEIIP from the coding sequence TTGGAAAAAGTTAAGGTAAGTTTACGCCCTGTAGTAAGCAAGATCAATTTACCCACCATTATGAAAACAGCCATTTTACCGGGAGACTCAATTGAAAGATTATTTATTGCAACCCAAATAGGAGAAATTTTTTATATAGGTAACGGAGACATTAAAACTTTTTTAGATATTCGACCGCAAGTCCTTAAACTTGGTGATCAAGGTGGCGGATATGATGAGCGGGGATTATTAGGGCTTGCGTTTCACCCTCAGTTTTATTACAATGGTCTATTCTATCTTCATTATTCAGTAGCTGGAACACAAGGTCCAGGTGCACTTCCTGAAACTTCTATGCCTGACCCCTGTGACCCAAACACCCTAAATCGAAAATGGGATAATAGAGAAGTTCAATTTGATCATATTGATACAGTAGAAGAATGGATTCTCCAAATGAATGGACAGCCTCAAAAGAGACGAACATTGCTGAACTTAAGAAGGCCCTTTTTTAATCATAATGGTGTCAATAGCTTAAACTTTTCACCTGAAACAGGAAAACTGGTTTTAACAACAGGAGATGGCGGTTTAGGCTATGATCCATTTAATTTGAGTCAGGATGATATGGAAATCGCCGGTAAAGTAATTGAAATTGATGTAGTTAAAAATACATCTTTCAATAATCCACATGTTGCCAGTCGTTTTAATGAACTGCCTGCACAAGTTCAGCAAATACTTACGGTAATTGCCAAAGGAGTTCGCAATATACCAGGGATTTCATTTCAAAGGAATTATAATCATTATATTAAATATGTGGGGAATGTCGGACAGGATTTGACAGAATCGATTTATTCATTCATTCAGTATAGACCGATACCGGTCCCTGAACTTGTCATGAACTCCGGGACCACTCAGGAAATGTATATTAACTTTGGCTGGCGTGGCTGGGAAGGTGCTTTTCCTACTTCAATTATGAATGTCTGCTCTGCTAATTCGAATTCGGATAAGAAAACCATTGTTTATTACGATGAAGCAATTGAAACATCAGTCAGGCGGATTCAGCCATTAACTAGTTATTATCATAAAGATCCACGACCAGATAAGTTTGGCGGCACTTCCCTTACAGGAGTCCAACCATATATGGGGAAAGGGATACCGGCTTTAACGGGAAACATTTTGTTTACCGATTTAGCCCGCAAGGATGAATCGGCAACTTCAGTTAAAGGAGTATTAGCTTATTCTAAGGTAAGGCCAGACTGTAAACTAAATGATTATAGTATTATTGAAACTGACTATAATTTCGGATCTGAATCTGCTTATTATGTTAGTTTGGGAGCGAATCTGGACCAAACCAGATTATATTTGGGGGTTTATGGCTCGATGAAAGTGACTGACTTTAACAAGGGTACTATTTTTGAAATCATTCCTTGA
- a CDS encoding cupredoxin domain-containing protein codes for MPVKKLVTGLILFVALFTVVTTIGLHSSFAETGVATKPMENVNMIEVELNDNYFNPKVISIPNGITTTLKLRNKGKKEHTFTVEKLGIDIELQPGKEKNISVKPEQKGTYELICRYHFQEGMVGKVNVN; via the coding sequence ATGCCTGTGAAAAAGTTGGTTACAGGATTGATTTTGTTTGTAGCATTGTTCACGGTTGTGACAACAATAGGCTTACATAGTAGTTTTGCCGAAACTGGTGTTGCAACTAAACCAATGGAGAATGTTAATATGATTGAGGTAGAGTTGAATGATAATTACTTTAATCCAAAAGTTATCAGCATTCCAAACGGAATCACTACAACCTTGAAATTGAGAAACAAAGGGAAGAAAGAGCATACATTTACAGTGGAAAAGCTTGGGATTGACATCGAGCTCCAGCCAGGAAAAGAAAAAAACATTTCCGTGAAACCAGAACAGAAGGGTACTTATGAATTGATATGCCGGTATCACTTCCAGGAAGGTATGGTTGGGAAGGTAAATGTTAATTAA
- a CDS encoding GNAT family N-acetyltransferase, translating to MEVKIVNSDQELADAFDVRKTVFIHEQNVPEEEEIDQYESDSVHFVLYDDHKKAAGAGRFRVLDGVGKVERICVLKENRKTGAGVAVMNKIEEYAKSQGISTLKLNAQTHAIPFYSRLGYETVSEEFMDAGIPHKTMKKSI from the coding sequence GTGGAAGTAAAAATCGTAAATAGCGATCAAGAATTAGCAGACGCATTCGATGTGCGCAAGACCGTTTTCATTCATGAACAAAACGTTCCGGAAGAAGAAGAAATTGATCAATACGAGTCCGACTCTGTTCACTTCGTATTATATGATGATCACAAAAAAGCAGCAGGGGCCGGCAGGTTCCGTGTCCTGGATGGAGTAGGCAAGGTTGAGCGGATTTGTGTACTAAAAGAAAACCGCAAAACCGGAGCTGGTGTCGCCGTCATGAATAAAATCGAGGAATATGCAAAGTCTCAGGGCATTTCAACCTTGAAATTAAATGCACAGACACACGCCATCCCCTTTTACAGCAGGCTTGGGTATGAAACGGTTTCAGAGGAGTTCATGGATGCCGGTATCCCACATAAGACAATGAAAAAATCCATATGA
- a CDS encoding DUF1850 domain-containing protein, with the protein MKSIKFNKKIFVLLLLIMLILIISINIPYKQALVFLQPEEEDILCYVPIAQGDKFKIKYTHSIHLSDVIESYKITEQNEIQQYELEYEDFAIGMPSEIAEGEHFEMQDGKYRIKNMERRFKHFDLRVGKVRANHTFMQGKVSFPLSKAIEPGTRVRIQVMKINVIQQMKGVNILEHEE; encoded by the coding sequence ATGAAATCAATAAAATTCAATAAAAAGATCTTCGTTCTGTTGCTCCTCATTATGTTAATTTTAATTATCTCAATCAATATTCCATATAAACAAGCTCTTGTTTTTCTTCAACCTGAAGAAGAAGATATACTATGCTATGTACCTATTGCACAAGGGGACAAGTTTAAGATAAAGTATACACATTCCATCCATTTGTCCGATGTAATTGAAAGCTATAAAATTACCGAACAAAATGAGATTCAGCAATACGAATTGGAGTATGAAGATTTTGCCATTGGTATGCCATCAGAAATTGCAGAAGGGGAACATTTTGAAATGCAGGATGGCAAGTACCGTATAAAGAATATGGAAAGAAGGTTTAAGCACTTCGACCTGCGAGTCGGCAAGGTGAGGGCTAATCACACGTTTATGCAAGGTAAAGTCTCCTTTCCACTTTCCAAGGCAATTGAACCAGGAACGAGAGTAAGGATACAAGTAATGAAAATTAATGTTATTCAGCAAATGAAAGGAGTGAATATCCTTGAGCATGAAGAATGA
- a CDS encoding esterase family protein produces MDYPMGKIEEITLQSKELGEDITMLVYLPANYSPLYKYSLLIAQDGRDYFQLGRIGRIADEFLAKKEIENVIIVGIPYDSVEDRRRKYHPKGEQHQAYIRFLAHELVPYLDERYPTYQMGMGRALVGDSLAATVSLLAAIQYPHTFGKVLLQSPYVNKEVFSAVKNFSQPELLNIYHTVGEQETTVKTTSSKNKDFLTPNRDLSKIFKEKGFGYFYEEFSGDHTWTYWQPDLKRAMNRMFS; encoded by the coding sequence ATGGATTATCCTATGGGCAAAATTGAAGAAATCACACTCCAAAGCAAGGAGCTGGGTGAAGATATCACAATGCTGGTCTACCTGCCTGCCAATTATTCCCCGCTGTATAAATACTCCTTGCTGATCGCACAGGATGGCCGCGATTATTTCCAATTAGGGAGGATAGGCAGGATTGCGGATGAATTCCTTGCCAAAAAAGAAATTGAAAACGTCATCATCGTTGGAATCCCATATGATTCCGTCGAAGACCGGCGCCGAAAATACCATCCAAAAGGAGAGCAGCACCAGGCCTATATCCGCTTTCTTGCTCATGAGCTTGTCCCTTACCTGGATGAACGTTATCCAACATACCAAATGGGCATGGGACGCGCTTTGGTCGGGGATTCGCTTGCAGCAACAGTTTCGTTGCTTGCCGCTATCCAGTATCCTCATACTTTTGGAAAAGTTCTGCTTCAATCACCATATGTGAATAAGGAAGTATTTTCCGCGGTTAAGAACTTCAGTCAGCCTGAATTGCTGAATATATACCACACGGTCGGCGAACAGGAGACAACCGTTAAGACGACCTCATCCAAAAACAAAGATTTCCTGACGCCAAACAGGGATCTTTCAAAGATTTTTAAAGAAAAAGGCTTTGGCTATTTTTACGAAGAATTCAGCGGAGACCATACATGGACCTATTGGCAGCCCGACCTTAAACGGGCAATGAATAGAATGTTTTCATGA
- a CDS encoding TAXI family TRAP transporter solute-binding subunit yields the protein MKKRKFLLFTALVLVLSMVLSACGGGSDEKGGEGKSQEKPKFMSILTGGTGGTYFPLGGAFAKIVSDATGIDTNAETTGASAENMQSIKDGKGEIAFTQTDIASYATEGKLMFDGNKIDNIKAIGTLYPETIQIVTTEKSGIKSVGDLKGKKVSIGAPGSGTAANAEQILEAYGMSVDDIKKQDLSFDESVNGIKDGNIDAAFVTAGHPTAAVEELSATEKVVIVPIEADKADKLIEKYPYYAKEVVPSGTYKLGSDVPTVAVLAMLVVKSDLSDEVVYDITKSIFENLDQVQHAKAKQIKLENALNGVGIDVHPGAQKYFDEKGIKAAE from the coding sequence ATGAAAAAAAGAAAGTTTCTTTTATTCACTGCTCTTGTGCTAGTGCTTTCGATGGTGCTATCAGCTTGTGGCGGCGGCTCTGACGAAAAGGGTGGAGAAGGAAAATCACAAGAAAAACCTAAATTCATGAGCATCCTTACTGGCGGTACGGGTGGTACATACTTCCCGCTTGGCGGAGCTTTCGCCAAGATTGTGTCTGATGCAACGGGTATCGATACAAATGCGGAAACAACAGGAGCATCTGCTGAAAACATGCAGAGCATTAAGGATGGAAAAGGTGAAATCGCCTTCACTCAAACAGATATCGCTTCTTATGCAACTGAAGGAAAGCTGATGTTTGATGGAAACAAAATCGATAATATTAAAGCGATCGGTACTCTTTATCCTGAAACAATCCAAATCGTTACAACTGAAAAATCAGGCATCAAATCCGTTGGAGACCTGAAAGGTAAAAAGGTATCGATAGGTGCACCAGGGTCTGGAACTGCAGCGAATGCAGAACAAATCCTTGAGGCTTATGGAATGTCAGTTGATGATATCAAGAAGCAGGATTTAAGCTTTGATGAATCAGTAAATGGCATTAAAGACGGAAATATCGATGCTGCATTCGTTACGGCGGGACATCCGACTGCAGCTGTTGAAGAGCTTTCTGCGACAGAAAAAGTTGTAATCGTTCCTATTGAGGCTGATAAGGCTGATAAACTAATTGAAAAGTATCCATACTACGCAAAAGAAGTAGTACCTTCAGGAACTTATAAGTTGGGTTCCGATGTGCCAACTGTTGCTGTTCTGGCAATGCTGGTAGTAAAGTCTGATCTTTCAGATGAAGTTGTTTACGATATCACTAAATCAATTTTTGAAAACCTTGACCAGGTACAACATGCAAAAGCTAAGCAAATTAAGCTTGAAAATGCTTTGAATGGTGTAGGTATTGACGTACACCCAGGAGCACAGAAGTATTTTGATGAAAAAGGAATCAAAGCTGCTGAGTAA
- a CDS encoding NUDIX domain-containing protein has protein sequence MESEMLRIFDQHGTCLGTAPRSRVHKAGHWHETFHCWFAERINGDDFLYFQVRSSAKKDYSGLLDITAAGHILANESPLDGLREVKEELGIDVTVEDLQSLGTIKDSLISPEFIDRELCHVFLYKEHQPFEKFQLQKDEVSGIMVASMTDFEDLWFAKSSEIRLKGFKVSEEGEKKPKEMLASKKDFVPHEDEYIKRVIQSIRNS, from the coding sequence ATGGAGAGCGAAATGCTTAGGATTTTTGATCAACATGGGACCTGCCTGGGAACAGCACCGAGGTCCCGTGTACATAAAGCTGGCCACTGGCATGAGACATTCCATTGCTGGTTTGCAGAGCGGATAAACGGAGATGACTTTCTTTATTTTCAAGTTCGCAGTTCCGCTAAGAAAGATTATTCCGGTTTGCTGGATATCACTGCAGCGGGGCATATTCTGGCTAATGAAAGCCCTCTTGATGGCTTGAGGGAAGTAAAGGAAGAACTCGGAATCGACGTGACTGTTGAAGATTTACAATCTTTAGGTACCATCAAAGATTCACTGATCAGTCCAGAATTCATTGACCGAGAGCTATGCCATGTTTTCTTGTACAAGGAACATCAGCCTTTTGAAAAATTCCAGCTGCAAAAGGATGAGGTCTCAGGGATCATGGTGGCAAGCATGACCGATTTTGAAGATCTATGGTTTGCTAAATCCAGTGAAATAAGGCTCAAAGGTTTCAAGGTAAGTGAGGAAGGCGAAAAGAAACCAAAAGAGATGCTGGCCTCCAAAAAGGATTTTGTGCCTCATGAAGATGAGTATATTAAAAGGGTCATCCAAAGTATAAGAAATTCATAA
- a CDS encoding YjcG family protein has product MKFGIVIFPSKKIQDYANSLRRRYDPHYALIPPHITLKSPFEATEEEIKEIANKIDSIARNFKPVKLNIKKISSFKPVNNVIYLKVESPEELDSLHNELNSTFEGNQEYNFVPHITIGQKMSDDEHSDVYGSLGMTKVQFEDTADRIHLLYQLDNGSWTVYETFRLGKE; this is encoded by the coding sequence ATGAAATTCGGTATTGTCATTTTTCCATCAAAGAAAATCCAGGATTATGCTAATTCGTTGAGAAGGCGTTATGACCCACATTATGCGTTAATCCCGCCACATATCACTTTAAAATCTCCATTTGAAGCAACAGAAGAAGAAATCAAGGAAATCGCCAATAAGATTGATTCAATTGCCAGGAATTTCAAACCAGTCAAACTGAACATCAAGAAGATTAGTTCATTTAAACCCGTAAATAACGTGATATACCTGAAAGTCGAATCACCTGAAGAGTTAGACTCACTTCATAATGAACTCAATTCAACATTCGAAGGCAATCAGGAATATAACTTTGTACCGCATATCACCATCGGTCAAAAAATGTCCGACGATGAGCACTCGGATGTCTATGGATCATTAGGGATGACAAAGGTCCAATTTGAAGATACAGCCGATCGGATTCATTTGCTGTACCAGCTGGACAACGGTTCATGGACTGTATATGAAACATTCAGGCTTGGAAAGGAATAA
- a CDS encoding ATP-dependent helicase, translating to MKTAKYNQQIISLNQYDRSDYQKLYDDGKKGMLACTVCGGPVRLYLGIQEQPHFYHHLSSKDDCQEESLPTPSSPPFEKTEYIERNGFKIPKSRSITAEAEKEDKFIFPREVKVTSPFTSHPPVNPGIKLDYIKQLKEAGIHFDGNQEKAVVSTDGPLLILAGAGSGKTRVLTARTAFMLEEQKIDPGSIMLVTFTAKAAAEMKKRISQYPNMSPSKVNRLISGTFHSIFYRILCFHEREKWSSDKLMKKEWQREQILKEAGRKLQLDEKEFAYDLALQQIGLWKNTLIMPNEVKPESPWEEKVALLYKDYESTKDRQRLFDFDDMLIGCYKLFSDQPSILEIYQNRFQYLLIDEFQDINKVQYELVKMLSSKHGNVCAVGDDDQSIYSFRGSDPAYLINFKADFNNTEVIILNQNYRSPHEIVETANTLISANLIRHEKEMRAQYSDECPPVIFHPYDEEEEATMILTDIKERIEQGERPGDFAILFRTNAASRAVFERLANSSLPFRLDQDIESFYERFMVKGMLSFLRLSLNPDDSDAIKNILPSLFLKQSTFRDLQANSILNDCSMLEALTYVKTGFTFQEQKLKRLIPVVSSLSSLSPVAAIDIVEKDLGYQDFIKKRGNEGNQLEKGSDDVRDLKVAARNFKSIAEFIEHADHMIAMNAEIKRTSKTISDAITLSTIHRSKGLEYGNVYIIGTVDGSIPHDYALDAYRNGDRHPLEEERRLLYVAVTRAEKRLFISVPHRRRGRKANPSRFLGRI from the coding sequence ATGAAAACAGCTAAGTATAACCAGCAGATAATAAGCCTTAACCAATATGATCGCAGTGACTATCAAAAGCTTTATGACGACGGAAAGAAAGGAATGCTTGCCTGTACAGTATGCGGAGGTCCTGTCCGTCTTTACCTCGGCATTCAGGAACAGCCCCATTTCTATCATCATCTTTCCAGTAAAGATGATTGTCAGGAAGAGAGTTTGCCAACACCTTCGTCTCCGCCTTTTGAAAAAACGGAATATATAGAGCGAAATGGTTTCAAAATACCAAAATCGCGTTCGATCACAGCTGAGGCAGAGAAAGAAGATAAATTCATATTTCCACGGGAAGTGAAAGTAACCTCCCCCTTTACCTCGCATCCGCCGGTTAACCCAGGAATCAAGTTGGATTACATAAAACAGCTTAAAGAGGCCGGAATTCATTTTGACGGAAACCAGGAAAAAGCGGTTGTGTCCACAGACGGCCCATTATTGATTTTGGCAGGAGCTGGAAGCGGAAAGACGAGGGTTCTTACCGCCAGGACCGCCTTCATGCTTGAAGAACAGAAAATAGATCCAGGTTCCATCATGCTTGTTACATTTACGGCAAAGGCTGCCGCTGAGATGAAAAAACGGATTTCCCAATACCCGAATATGTCACCATCTAAAGTCAATAGGCTGATTTCCGGTACGTTCCACAGCATTTTCTACCGGATTCTTTGTTTTCATGAACGTGAGAAATGGTCATCAGACAAGCTAATGAAAAAAGAATGGCAACGGGAACAAATCCTGAAGGAAGCAGGGAGAAAGCTTCAGCTGGACGAAAAAGAGTTTGCCTATGACCTCGCTCTCCAGCAGATCGGTTTATGGAAAAACACCTTGATCATGCCCAATGAAGTGAAGCCGGAATCACCATGGGAAGAGAAGGTTGCATTGCTTTATAAAGACTATGAATCAACTAAGGACAGGCAGAGGTTATTTGATTTTGATGACATGCTCATTGGATGTTATAAGCTATTTTCAGATCAGCCTTCTATACTCGAAATCTATCAGAATCGTTTTCAATATCTATTGATCGATGAGTTCCAGGATATTAATAAAGTGCAGTATGAACTCGTGAAAATGCTCTCGAGTAAACACGGAAATGTTTGCGCGGTTGGCGATGATGACCAGTCAATCTACTCTTTTCGCGGAAGCGACCCTGCCTACCTGATCAACTTCAAGGCGGATTTTAATAATACAGAAGTGATCATCCTTAACCAAAATTATCGTTCGCCACACGAGATTGTTGAAACGGCTAACACACTGATTTCAGCAAATCTGATCCGACATGAAAAAGAAATGCGCGCCCAATATTCAGATGAGTGCCCGCCAGTCATCTTCCACCCTTATGACGAAGAAGAGGAAGCGACGATGATCCTGACAGACATTAAAGAGCGGATTGAACAAGGAGAACGTCCCGGTGATTTTGCGATTTTGTTCAGGACCAATGCTGCGAGCCGTGCGGTATTCGAGAGGCTGGCGAATTCAAGCCTTCCTTTCCGGCTTGACCAGGACATTGAATCCTTCTACGAGCGATTCATGGTAAAAGGAATGCTCTCTTTTTTGCGGCTTAGTTTGAATCCCGATGATTCGGATGCGATCAAGAATATCCTTCCATCGCTGTTTTTGAAACAGTCGACCTTTAGGGATTTACAAGCGAATAGCATCCTGAATGATTGTTCTATGCTTGAAGCCCTTACCTACGTAAAAACAGGCTTCACCTTCCAGGAACAAAAATTGAAGAGGCTGATCCCGGTAGTCAGTTCACTTTCATCCCTGTCCCCTGTTGCCGCCATTGATATTGTTGAAAAGGACCTGGGGTATCAGGATTTCATTAAAAAGCGCGGCAATGAAGGCAATCAGCTGGAAAAAGGCTCTGATGACGTACGTGACCTGAAAGTAGCAGCCCGAAACTTTAAATCTATTGCAGAGTTCATTGAGCATGCTGACCATATGATTGCTATGAATGCAGAAATCAAACGGACCAGCAAAACAATATCTGACGCCATAACACTGAGTACCATCCACCGATCCAAGGGTCTGGAATATGGGAATGTCTATATAATTGGTACAGTGGACGGAAGCATTCCGCATGACTATGCTTTGGATGCCTACCGGAATGGAGACCGCCACCCACTTGAAGAAGAACGGCGCCTGCTTTATGTAGCGGTAACAAGAGCAGAAAAAAGGCTTTTCATTTCAGTCCCGCATCGGAGACGTGGCCGGAAAGCTAACCCTTCCCGTTTCCTGGGAAGAATTTGA